From a region of the Paramagnetospirillum magnetotacticum MS-1 genome:
- the rplR gene encoding 50S ribosomal protein L18 — MMTPKNLFERRKRRARQSIKEKGNGRVRLSVFRSGKNIYVQVIDDLKGVTLAAASTLDKELKGNLKTGADKAAAAAVGKLIAERAKAAGITEVVFDRGGYIYHGRVKALADAAREGGLSF; from the coding sequence ATGATGACGCCGAAGAATCTTTTCGAGCGCCGCAAGCGGCGCGCCCGTCAGAGCATCAAGGAAAAGGGCAACGGCCGTGTCCGTCTGTCTGTCTTCCGCTCTGGCAAGAATATCTATGTCCAGGTGATCGACGACCTCAAGGGCGTCACCCTGGCCGCTGCCTCGACGCTCGACAAGGAGCTGAAGGGCAATTTGAAGACCGGCGCCGACAAGGCGGCTGCGGCCGCCGTCGGCAAGCTGATCGCCGAGCGGGCCAAGGCGGCCGGCATCACCGAGGTGGTGTTCGACCGCGGCGGCTACATCTACCACGGTCGGGTCAAGGCCCTGGCCGATGCGGCCCGCGAAGGCGGCCTGTCTTTCTGA
- the rpsC gene encoding 30S ribosomal protein S3 — MGQKVNPIGLRVGINRTWDSRWFADENYAKLLHQDLKLRKYLRDKLAQAGVSRVVIERPAKKARITIHTARPGVVIGKKGADIEVLRKELSKMTGGEVHLNIVEIRKPELDAQLVAESIAQQLERRVAFRRAMKRAVQSAMRLGAQGIRINCSGRLGGAEIARMEWYREGRVPLHTLRADVDYGVGTAHTTYGSCGVKVWVFKGEILAHDPMAQDKRAAGETAPAGR; from the coding sequence ATGGGTCAGAAAGTCAATCCGATCGGCCTGCGCGTCGGTATCAACCGCACCTGGGACTCCCGGTGGTTCGCGGATGAGAACTACGCCAAGCTGCTGCACCAGGACCTGAAGCTGCGCAAGTATCTGCGCGACAAGCTGGCCCAGGCCGGTGTGTCGCGTGTGGTCATCGAGCGTCCCGCCAAGAAGGCCCGCATCACCATCCATACCGCCCGTCCGGGCGTGGTGATCGGCAAGAAGGGCGCGGATATCGAGGTGCTGCGCAAGGAGCTCTCGAAGATGACCGGTGGTGAGGTTCACCTCAACATCGTCGAGATCCGCAAGCCGGAACTGGATGCCCAGCTGGTGGCCGAGTCCATCGCCCAGCAGCTCGAGCGCCGTGTCGCCTTCCGTCGCGCCATGAAGCGCGCCGTGCAGTCGGCCATGCGTCTGGGCGCCCAGGGCATTCGTATCAACTGCTCCGGCCGTCTGGGTGGCGCTGAAATCGCCCGCATGGAGTGGTACCGCGAAGGCCGCGTTCCGCTGCACACGCTGCGCGCTGACGTTGATTATGGCGTGGGCACCGCCCACACCACCTACGGCAGCTGCGGCGTCAAGGTTTGGGTGTTCAAGGGCGAGATCCTCGCTCATGACCCCATGGCCCAGGACAAGCGGGCTGCGGGCGAAACCGCCCCGGCTGGCCGTTGA
- the secY gene encoding preprotein translocase subunit SecY, protein MASAAEQLAANLNFGVLAKATDLKKRIWFTLLALVVYRLGTWIPMPGVDPHVLGDLFKQSGGGMLGMFDMLAGGALHRMTIFALNIMPYISASIILQLMTTVIPSLEAVKKEGESGRKKINQYTRYLTVVIAVMQAYGIAVGLESMTSSRGSAVMMESHLLFRFSTVVTLTGGTLFLMWLGEQITARGIGQGTSLIIMAGIVAELPAAIKNTLELGRTGALHPSVIILILVMSIAVIAFIVFMERAQRRIIVQYPKRQVGNKMFGGESSHLPLKVNTSGVIPPIFASSILLMPVTIAQFSAAGGPEWLTTFTALMGRGQPLYLALYLGLIVFFSFFYTAVVFNPADTAENLKKYGGFIPGIRPGKNTSDYLDYVLTRLTVVGAAYLSALSVLPEILISKLSVPFYFGGTSLLIVVSVTMDTVAQVQSHLLAHQYEGLIKKSRLRGRR, encoded by the coding sequence ATGGCCTCCGCTGCCGAGCAGCTCGCCGCGAATCTGAACTTTGGCGTTCTCGCCAAGGCCACCGATCTCAAGAAGCGAATCTGGTTCACCCTGTTGGCGCTCGTCGTCTATCGCCTGGGCACCTGGATCCCCATGCCGGGTGTCGATCCGCATGTGCTGGGCGATCTGTTCAAGCAGTCGGGTGGCGGCATGCTCGGCATGTTCGACATGCTGGCCGGCGGTGCTCTGCACCGTATGACCATCTTCGCGCTGAACATCATGCCCTATATCTCGGCCTCCATTATCCTCCAGCTGATGACCACGGTCATCCCGTCGCTGGAAGCGGTGAAGAAGGAAGGCGAGTCGGGCCGCAAGAAGATCAACCAGTACACCCGCTATCTCACCGTGGTCATCGCGGTGATGCAGGCCTATGGCATCGCCGTCGGTCTCGAGAGCATGACCAGCTCGCGCGGCAGCGCGGTGATGATGGAAAGCCATCTGCTGTTCCGCTTCTCGACCGTGGTGACGCTGACCGGCGGTACTTTGTTCCTGATGTGGCTGGGTGAGCAGATCACCGCGCGCGGCATCGGCCAGGGCACCTCGCTGATCATCATGGCTGGCATCGTTGCCGAACTGCCCGCCGCCATCAAGAATACCCTGGAACTGGGCCGGACCGGTGCTTTGCATCCTTCCGTGATCATTCTGATCCTGGTGATGAGCATCGCGGTGATCGCCTTCATCGTGTTCATGGAACGCGCCCAGCGCCGGATCATCGTCCAGTATCCCAAGCGCCAGGTCGGCAACAAGATGTTCGGCGGCGAGTCCTCGCATCTTCCGCTCAAGGTCAACACCTCGGGCGTGATTCCGCCGATCTTCGCCAGCTCGATCCTGCTGATGCCGGTGACCATCGCCCAGTTCTCCGCCGCTGGCGGGCCAGAATGGCTGACCACGTTTACCGCCCTGATGGGCAGGGGTCAGCCGCTCTATCTGGCGCTGTATCTCGGCCTGATCGTGTTCTTCTCCTTCTTCTATACCGCCGTGGTGTTCAATCCGGCGGATACGGCGGAGAATCTGAAGAAGTACGGCGGGTTCATTCCGGGCATCCGTCCGGGCAAGAACACCTCCGATTATCTCGACTATGTTCTGACCCGCTTGACCGTGGTGGGCGCCGCCTATCTGTCGGCCTTGTCCGTCCTGCCGGAAATCCTGATCAGCAAGCTGTCCGTGCCGTTCTATTTCGGCGGTACCTCGCTGCTGATCGTGGTTTCGGTGACCATGGACACCGTGGCTCAGGTCCAGTCGCATCTGCTTGCGCACCAGTATGAGGGGCTCATCAAGAAGTCCCGGCTGCGCGGGCGGCGTTAA
- the rpsS gene encoding 30S ribosomal protein S19, whose translation MARSVWKGPFLDGYMLGKADKARASGRNEVIKIWSRRSTILPQFVGLTFGVYNGQKFIPVLVTENMIGHKFGEFSPTRTFYGHAVDKKAKRK comes from the coding sequence ATGGCTCGTTCCGTTTGGAAAGGCCCCTTCCTCGACGGCTACATGCTGGGAAAGGCCGACAAGGCCCGCGCCAGCGGCCGCAACGAGGTCATCAAGATCTGGTCGCGTCGTTCGACCATCCTGCCGCAGTTCGTTGGGCTGACCTTTGGCGTCTACAATGGCCAGAAGTTCATTCCCGTGCTGGTGACCGAGAACATGATCGGCCACAAGTTCGGTGAATTCTCGCCCACCCGCACGTTCTACGGCCACGCGGTCGACAAGAAGGCGAAGAGGAAGTAA
- the rpsH gene encoding 30S ribosomal protein S8 encodes MSMTDPLGDLLTRIRNGQRANKSTVVSPASSLRANVLEVLKREGYIRGYSRSELRPGVAQLSIELKYHEGQPVIREISRVSTPGRRVYSKIADLRRVANGLGITILSTPRGVMSDTEARTQNVGGEVLCEVF; translated from the coding sequence ATGTCCATGACCGATCCTCTCGGCGATCTGCTGACCCGTATTCGCAACGGGCAGCGGGCCAACAAGTCCACCGTTGTCTCGCCGGCGTCCAGCCTGCGCGCCAACGTCCTCGAGGTGCTGAAGCGTGAAGGCTACATCCGCGGTTATTCGCGGAGTGAGCTGCGTCCGGGCGTTGCCCAGCTCAGCATCGAACTGAAATATCACGAGGGTCAGCCGGTTATCCGGGAAATCTCGCGCGTGTCCACTCCTGGCCGCCGCGTGTATTCCAAGATTGCCGACCTTCGCCGCGTCGCCAACGGGCTGGGGATCACCATCCTCTCCACCCCGCGCGGCGTGATGTCCGACACTGAGGCTCGTACTCAGAATGTCGGCGGCGAAGTCCTCTGCGAAGTGTTCTAA
- the rplV gene encoding 50S ribosomal protein L22, with the protein MGKKPADRVLSETEAKAFLATIRTSPRKLNLVAESIRGLKADVALNALTFSKRRIAVVVRSVLQSAIANAENNHQLDVDRLYVAEAFVGKAMVMKRWKARARGRVGRIEKPFSNLTVIVRERAEAAGE; encoded by the coding sequence ATGGGCAAGAAACCCGCAGACAGGGTCCTGTCGGAGACCGAGGCCAAGGCTTTCCTGGCCACCATCCGCACCAGCCCGCGCAAGCTCAACCTGGTTGCCGAAAGCATCCGTGGTCTCAAGGCCGACGTGGCGCTCAACGCGCTGACCTTCTCCAAGCGGCGTATCGCCGTCGTGGTGCGGTCGGTGCTGCAGTCCGCCATCGCCAATGCCGAGAACAACCACCAGCTGGACGTGGATCGCCTCTATGTGGCCGAAGCCTTCGTGGGCAAGGCCATGGTGATGAAGCGTTGGAAGGCGCGCGCCCGTGGCCGCGTCGGCCGCATCGAAAAGCCGTTCAGCAATCTGACCGTCATCGTGCGCGAACGCGCCGAAGCGGCGGGGGAGTAA
- the rplP gene encoding 50S ribosomal protein L16 produces MLSPKRTKYRKAHKGRIKGVTKGGSALNFGAYGLKALEPERITARQIEAARRALTRHMKRQGRVWIRIFPDLPVSSKPAEVRMGSGKGAPEFWTARVAPGRILFEVDGVAEEIARHGFALAAAKMPIKTKFISRIGDI; encoded by the coding sequence ATGCTTTCGCCCAAGCGCACTAAATACCGCAAGGCTCATAAGGGCCGGATCAAGGGAGTGACCAAGGGTGGCTCCGCCTTGAATTTCGGTGCCTATGGCCTCAAGGCTCTGGAGCCCGAGCGGATCACCGCCCGCCAGATCGAGGCCGCCCGTCGTGCCCTGACCCGTCACATGAAGCGTCAAGGCCGCGTGTGGATCCGCATTTTCCCGGATCTGCCGGTTTCGTCCAAGCCTGCCGAAGTCCGCATGGGCTCCGGTAAGGGTGCTCCGGAATTCTGGACCGCCCGCGTGGCCCCCGGTCGCATCCTCTTCGAAGTGGATGGCGTCGCCGAGGAAATCGCCCGTCACGGTTTTGCCCTGGCCGCTGCCAAGATGCCGATCAAGACCAAGTTCATTTCTCGGATCGGGGATATCTAG
- the rplX gene encoding 50S ribosomal protein L24, which yields MASMNVKKGDRVVVLAGKDKGKKGEVIASMPSEQRVIVQGVNLVKRHTRASATTQGGIVEKEASIHVSNVAHEDPKDGKATRIGHKILEDGRKVRVARRSGEVIDR from the coding sequence ATGGCTTCCATGAATGTGAAGAAGGGTGACCGGGTTGTCGTCCTCGCCGGCAAGGACAAGGGCAAGAAGGGCGAAGTCATCGCCTCCATGCCGTCCGAGCAGCGCGTCATCGTCCAGGGCGTGAACCTGGTCAAGCGTCACACCCGCGCCTCTGCCACCACTCAGGGCGGCATCGTGGAGAAGGAGGCGTCCATTCACGTCTCCAACGTCGCCCACGAAGACCCCAAGGATGGCAAGGCGACCCGCATCGGTCACAAGATCCTCGAAGACGGTCGGAAGGTGCGCGTTGCGCGTCGTTCCGGCGAAGTCATCGACCGGTAA
- the rpsN gene encoding 30S ribosomal protein S14 → MAKISSVERNKKRERMAAQFAARRAKLKAIANNREASPEERFEASLKLAELPRNSSKIRVRLRCEVTGRSRGNYRKFKLCRNKLRELASQGQIPGMVKSSW, encoded by the coding sequence ATGGCTAAGATCAGCTCGGTCGAGCGCAACAAGAAGCGTGAGCGTATGGCGGCCCAGTTCGCCGCCCGCCGCGCCAAGTTGAAGGCGATCGCCAACAACCGTGAAGCCAGCCCGGAGGAGCGCTTCGAAGCCTCCCTCAAGCTGGCGGAGCTGCCCCGCAACTCGTCCAAGATCCGCGTGCGTCTGCGCTGCGAGGTCACGGGCCGTTCGCGCGGTAACTATCGCAAGTTCAAGCTGTGCCGGAATAAGCTTCGCGAGCTCGCCTCGCAGGGCCAGATTCCCGGCATGGTCAAGTCCAGCTGGTAA
- a CDS encoding adenylate kinase, with protein sequence MNLVLLGPPGGGKGTQAKRLQEKYGLVQLSTGDMLRAAVAAGSDVGKKAKAVMDAGQLVSDEIVIAIIDERLDQPDVAKGAIFDGFPRTVAQAEALDAMMARKGKKLEFAIEIQVPDAYIVERITGRYTCAKCGAGYHDKFQLPKVAGKCDSCGGTEFARRPDDNVETVTKRLDAYHAQTAPLLPYYDKKGALKLVDGTMDIADVTKALEGILDAAK encoded by the coding sequence ATGAATCTCGTTCTGTTGGGCCCGCCCGGTGGCGGCAAGGGAACCCAGGCCAAGCGTCTTCAAGAGAAGTATGGCCTGGTACAGCTCTCCACCGGCGACATGCTGCGCGCCGCCGTGGCCGCCGGTTCGGACGTTGGCAAGAAGGCCAAGGCCGTGATGGATGCCGGTCAGCTGGTGTCCGACGAGATCGTCATCGCCATCATCGATGAGCGCCTGGACCAGCCCGATGTGGCCAAGGGCGCCATCTTCGATGGTTTTCCCCGGACCGTTGCCCAGGCCGAGGCGCTGGACGCCATGATGGCCCGTAAGGGAAAGAAGCTGGAATTCGCCATCGAGATCCAGGTTCCCGACGCCTATATCGTCGAGCGCATTACCGGCCGCTATACCTGCGCCAAGTGCGGCGCTGGCTATCACGACAAGTTTCAGCTGCCCAAGGTCGCAGGCAAGTGCGATTCCTGTGGCGGCACCGAGTTCGCGCGCCGTCCCGACGACAATGTCGAGACCGTGACCAAGCGGCTCGACGCCTATCACGCCCAGACCGCTCCGCTGCTGCCCTATTACGACAAGAAGGGCGCGCTGAAGCTGGTCGACGGCACCATGGACATTGCCGACGTGACCAAGGCCCTGGAAGGGATTTTGGACGCGGCGAAGTAA
- the rpmD gene encoding 50S ribosomal protein L30 → MAAKKKTAAKSTVKVTQIGSPIGRPADQGATLIGLGLGKMHRTRELEDTPAVRGMITKVRHLVRVEE, encoded by the coding sequence ATGGCCGCCAAGAAGAAGACCGCCGCCAAGTCGACCGTCAAGGTCACTCAGATCGGCAGCCCCATCGGCCGTCCGGCCGACCAGGGTGCCACTCTGATCGGCCTGGGCCTTGGCAAGATGCACCGCACCCGCGAGCTGGAGGATACTCCGGCCGTGCGTGGCATGATCACCAAGGTCCGTCATCTGGTCCGCGTGGAAGAATAG
- the rplF gene encoding 50S ribosomal protein L6, giving the protein MSRVGKYPVSVPSGVTVQITGPEVTVKGKLGESKLTLRDNVEVTLDGNLIWVKPKNETKHARMMWGTTRAHLNNMVKGVSEGFTVNLEINGVGYRAAVEGKSLKLQLGYSHDIEYPIPADVTMKCEKPTAISISGRDKRQVGQIAAEIRAFRGPEPYKGKGIKYETETILRKEGKKK; this is encoded by the coding sequence ATGTCGCGAGTCGGCAAATATCCCGTCTCGGTGCCGTCGGGCGTTACCGTTCAGATCACCGGACCCGAAGTCACCGTCAAGGGCAAGCTTGGTGAATCCAAGCTCACTCTCAGGGACAACGTCGAGGTCACCCTCGACGGCAACCTGATCTGGGTGAAGCCCAAGAACGAAACCAAGCATGCCCGCATGATGTGGGGCACCACCCGTGCCCATCTGAACAACATGGTCAAGGGTGTGTCCGAGGGTTTCACCGTCAACCTCGAGATCAACGGCGTCGGTTACCGTGCCGCGGTCGAAGGGAAGTCGCTGAAGCTGCAACTCGGCTATTCGCACGACATCGAATATCCCATTCCGGCCGATGTCACCATGAAGTGCGAGAAGCCGACCGCCATCTCGATTTCCGGCCGCGACAAGCGTCAGGTCGGCCAGATCGCGGCGGAAATCCGCGCCTTCCGTGGTCCCGAGCCCTACAAGGGCAAGGGTATCAAGTATGAAACCGAGACTATCCTCCGCAAGGAAGGTAAGAAGAAGTAA
- the rplO gene encoding 50S ribosomal protein L15 produces the protein MKLNELRDNEGARYQSKRLGRGIGSGKGKTSGKGVKGQTSRSGVAINGFEGGQMPIYRRLPKRGFHNPNAKHFAVINLGRLQKAIDEKRIDAKKPITAEILSAAGLIGKVLDGVRLLGHGEIKAKVSIEVTGASAAAIAAVEKAGGSVTVAAPKAVAEG, from the coding sequence ATGAAGCTCAACGAACTTCGCGACAACGAGGGCGCGCGCTACCAGTCGAAGCGTCTCGGCCGTGGCATCGGCTCCGGCAAGGGCAAGACTTCGGGCAAGGGCGTGAAGGGTCAGACCTCGCGTTCCGGCGTGGCGATCAACGGCTTCGAAGGCGGTCAGATGCCCATCTACCGTCGTCTGCCCAAGCGCGGGTTTCACAACCCCAACGCCAAGCACTTCGCCGTGATCAATCTCGGTCGCCTGCAGAAGGCCATCGACGAGAAGCGCATCGACGCCAAGAAGCCCATCACCGCCGAGATCCTGTCGGCTGCCGGTCTGATCGGCAAGGTGCTGGACGGCGTCCGCCTTCTGGGCCATGGCGAGATCAAGGCCAAGGTGTCCATCGAGGTGACCGGTGCCTCGGCCGCGGCGATCGCCGCCGTCGAAAAGGCTGGCGGCTCGGTGACCGTGGCTGCGCCCAAGGCCGTCGCCGAGGGCTGA
- the rplE gene encoding 50S ribosomal protein L5, whose amino-acid sequence MARLRKHYDTVVKPALQKEFNYANPMQVPKLEKIVINMGVGEAAQDSKKIESALAEMTLISGQKPVSTKAKMSIAQFKLREGQVVGCKVTLRAERMYEFLDRLINIALPRVRDFRGVPSKSFDGRGNYSLGLKEQIVFPEIDYDKVETIRGMDIIFVTTAKSNEEAKALLKGFDMPFVA is encoded by the coding sequence ATGGCACGTCTGCGTAAGCACTACGATACGGTCGTCAAGCCCGCCCTGCAGAAGGAGTTCAACTACGCGAACCCCATGCAGGTGCCGAAGCTGGAAAAGATCGTGATCAACATGGGCGTCGGTGAAGCCGCCCAGGATTCCAAGAAGATCGAGTCGGCCCTCGCCGAAATGACCCTGATCTCCGGTCAGAAGCCGGTCAGCACCAAGGCCAAGATGTCCATCGCCCAGTTCAAGCTGCGCGAAGGTCAGGTCGTGGGCTGCAAGGTCACCCTGCGGGCCGAGCGGATGTACGAATTCCTCGACCGCCTGATCAACATCGCCTTGCCCCGCGTCCGTGATTTCCGCGGCGTCCCGAGCAAGAGCTTCGATGGCCGCGGCAATTACTCGCTGGGCCTGAAAGAGCAGATCGTCTTCCCCGAAATCGACTACGACAAGGTCGAGACCATCCGGGGCATGGACATCATCTTCGTCACCACGGCCAAGTCCAATGAGGAAGCCAAGGCGCTCCTCAAGGGCTTCGACATGCCGTTCGTGGCCTGA
- the rplN gene encoding 50S ribosomal protein L14 yields the protein MIQMQTNLDVADNSGARRVQCIKVLGGSHRTIATVGDVIVVSIKEAIARGRVKKGDVHRAVIVRTAKEIRRADGSAIRFDTNAAVLINKQGEPIGTRIFGPVTRELRGKKFMKIISLAPEVL from the coding sequence ATGATCCAGATGCAAACCAACCTGGACGTCGCCGATAATTCGGGTGCCCGCCGGGTGCAGTGCATCAAGGTGTTGGGCGGCTCGCATCGCACCATCGCCACGGTGGGCGACGTCATCGTCGTTTCCATCAAGGAGGCGATTGCACGCGGCCGTGTGAAGAAGGGTGACGTGCATCGCGCCGTCATCGTCCGCACCGCCAAGGAAATCCGTCGCGCCGACGGTTCCGCGATCCGGTTCGACACCAATGCAGCCGTCCTGATCAACAAGCAGGGCGAGCCGATCGGCACCCGTATTTTTGGGCCCGTCACTCGTGAGCTTCGCGGTAAGAAGTTCATGAAGATCATCTCTCTGGCTCCGGAGGTCCTCTAA
- the rpmC gene encoding 50S ribosomal protein L29 encodes MATKAADLRQKSVDQLKEQVIALKKEQFNLRFQRASGQLENTARVRAVRREIATIKTLLGERAKSAS; translated from the coding sequence ATGGCGACCAAGGCTGCCGATCTGCGCCAGAAGAGTGTTGACCAGCTGAAAGAGCAGGTCATCGCGCTCAAGAAGGAGCAGTTCAATCTTCGCTTCCAGCGGGCTTCCGGCCAGTTGGAGAATACCGCCCGGGTGCGTGCTGTGCGTCGCGAGATCGCGACCATCAAGACGCTGCTCGGCGAACGCGCCAAAAGCGCGTCCTAA
- the rpsM gene encoding 30S ribosomal protein S13: MARIAGVNIPTNKRVLIALTYIHGIGRAKATEITTSLGIPAERRVNQLTDDEVLKIRELIDRDFQVEGDLRRSVAMNIKRLMDLGCYRGLRHRRGLPVHGQRTHTNARTRKGPAKPIAGKKKVTK; the protein is encoded by the coding sequence TTGGCTCGTATCGCTGGCGTCAATATTCCGACGAATAAGCGCGTTCTGATCGCGCTGACCTACATTCATGGCATCGGTCGCGCCAAGGCGACGGAGATCACCACCTCGCTGGGTATCCCCGCCGAACGCCGCGTCAATCAGCTGACTGACGACGAAGTGCTCAAGATTCGTGAGCTCATCGACCGCGACTTCCAGGTCGAGGGTGACCTGCGTCGCTCGGTGGCCATGAACATCAAGCGTCTGATGGATCTGGGCTGCTATCGCGGCCTTCGCCATCGCCGTGGCCTGCCGGTTCACGGTCAGCGGACCCACACGAATGCCCGTACCCGCAAGGGTCCGGCCAAGCCGATTGCCGGCAAGAAGAAAGTTACGAAGTAA
- the rpsE gene encoding 30S ribosomal protein S5 has product MARTPSSDRPERGRGGERGDRPNRGRGGAEQTPREREESEFVDKLVHINRVAKVVKGGRRFAFAALVVVGDAKGRVGCGSGKAREVPEAIRKATEQAKRNMIKIALREGRTLHHDAYGHFGAGRVILRAAPAGTGIIAGGPMRAVFETMGVQDVVAKCLGTSNPHNMIKATFDALINLASPRHVAAKRGKKVGEIIGRRDGAAAAAAAGV; this is encoded by the coding sequence ATGGCACGTACTCCCTCTTCTGATCGTCCCGAGCGGGGCCGCGGCGGCGAACGCGGCGACCGGCCGAACCGCGGTCGCGGCGGCGCCGAGCAGACCCCGCGCGAGCGTGAGGAATCTGAATTCGTCGACAAGCTGGTTCACATCAACCGCGTCGCCAAGGTGGTGAAGGGTGGCCGTCGCTTCGCCTTCGCCGCCCTGGTCGTGGTCGGTGACGCCAAGGGCCGCGTTGGCTGCGGTTCGGGCAAGGCCCGCGAAGTTCCGGAAGCCATCCGCAAGGCCACCGAACAGGCCAAGCGCAACATGATCAAGATCGCTCTGCGCGAGGGTCGCACCCTGCATCATGACGCCTACGGTCACTTCGGTGCCGGCCGCGTCATCCTGCGGGCCGCCCCGGCAGGTACCGGCATCATCGCCGGTGGCCCGATGCGCGCCGTGTTCGAGACCATGGGTGTCCAGGACGTCGTGGCCAAGTGCCTCGGCACCTCCAATCCCCACAACATGATCAAGGCGACTTTCGACGCCCTGATCAACCTGGCTTCTCCCCGCCATGTTGCCGCCAAGCGCGGCAAGAAGGTGGGCGAGATCATTGGTCGTCGCGACGGTGCTGCCGCCGCGGCTGCCGCCGGCGTTTGA
- the rpsK gene encoding 30S ribosomal protein S11: MAKPAAAARPRRRERKNITSGVAHVNATFNNTMITITDAQGNTISWSSAGMQGFKGSRKSTPYAAQVAAEDAGRKASEHGMRTLEVEVKGPGAGRESALRALQAVGFQITSIRDVTPIPHNGCRPRKRRRV; encoded by the coding sequence ATGGCTAAGCCTGCTGCTGCCGCGCGTCCTCGTCGCCGCGAGCGCAAGAACATCACCTCGGGCGTGGCGCATGTTAACGCCACGTTCAACAACACCATGATCACCATCACCGATGCCCAGGGTAACACTATTTCCTGGTCTTCGGCTGGTATGCAGGGCTTCAAGGGCTCGCGCAAGTCGACTCCGTACGCGGCCCAGGTGGCCGCCGAGGACGCGGGCCGCAAGGCCTCCGAGCACGGCATGCGCACCCTCGAGGTCGAGGTGAAGGGTCCTGGCGCTGGCCGCGAGTCCGCTCTGCGCGCTCTGCAGGCCGTTGGCTTCCAGATCACCTCGATCCGCGACGTCACGCCGATCCCGCACAACGGGTGCCGGCCGCGCAAGCGCCGTCGCGTCTGA
- the rpsQ gene encoding 30S ribosomal protein S17, protein MPKRILQGVVVSDKMEKTVVVSVERRVMHPIYKKFIRRSKKYHAHDENNVFKTGETIRIRECAPISKTKCWEVIVEPQA, encoded by the coding sequence ATGCCGAAGCGCATTCTTCAGGGCGTCGTGGTGAGCGACAAGATGGAAAAGACCGTGGTGGTCAGCGTCGAACGGCGCGTGATGCACCCGATCTACAAGAAGTTCATCCGTCGTTCCAAGAAGTACCACGCCCACGACGAGAACAACGTCTTCAAGACCGGCGAGACCATCCGCATCCGCGAATGCGCGCCGATCTCCAAGACCAAGTGCTGGGAAGTGATTGTCGAGCCGCAGGCTTGA